A stretch of DNA from Campylobacter gracilis:
ATTTTGAAATCGAAGTGGCAATTATAACCGAAAAATCCCCAATTGTCAAGGCTAAAACAGCCTATTTTAAAATTTCATAAAATTTCTGCTATAATGCGCCCGATTTTAAATTTTAAGGAATTTTATATGAAAATCGTACCTTGGATCATAATAGTTTTTATGATTTATTTGATTTATTATTTTATCTCCCGCTCCGAAAAGCGTCTAAATACCCTTGAAAAGCGCCTAAATAAGATAGAAGAAAACTTAAGCGAGCTAAAAAAGGCTACCGAAGCCAACAGACTCTTGATCGAAGAAGCAAAGCTGGACTCTGAAGATGACGCAAAAGAGCAAGAATAAAATTAAATTTAAATCCATGATCTTGCTAGCTTAGCCTTTTTGCCAAATATCTCGTGCTGAAAATTACGAATATATTTTATACGCACTTTGGCATTTTGAAAGAAATTTTGCCGCAATGTCGGAACCGAAAAGCACAAAAAACCCACGCGTAGCTAATCCTTAAATTTTGCGAAATTTAAAATTCGCGCTTTAAGCCTGCTGCGCCAAGCAAATCCACGTGAATTAATAAATCAAAATTCCAGCCATTAGCCGCAAATTCCATAGAATTTCAAATAATGCCACATAAAATTAAAATTTTGCCAAAATCCATCCCTCAATTCAACTTCTTAAAATTTTGCGCAAATCCCTCAGCTAAAATTATAAACTACAAAATTTTAGTATTTAAAATCATATTAATCAACCCCACCGCAGCAGCAAAGCTTATGGGTTCCACCGCACGCCACTTCAGGCTGATATATCAGAAAGCTCAAAAGTGTAGACCATAACCTCTGCAAGCTAATGATAAAATTTCATCATAATTTTTAAAAACCAAAATTTAAAAAGCACGGAATTTTGTCCCAGGATTTGAATTGAGTAAAAAGCCGGCGAAATGCAGGAATTTCACAAATGTTAAATTTTATCCATTGGAATTTTTCTCACTCATAAGCGCCTCAGCGATGAGCTCCAGCGGATTTACGCACCTAATCTGCGAGCCGCTTAAAGAAAGCGAATTATTTAGCTGCATCCTACACGCACTGCACTCGGCAGAAACTACGCGCACAGGCAGATCTGCCATTGCACGCGCCTTAGCTAATCCCACTGCGCGCGCGAGCTCGTAGCGCTCGGTTTGCATCGTTACGCCGCCAAATCCGCAGCATTTATTAGGCTCATCCATCTCGGTTATTTCGTAGTTTTGAGCGAGCAAGCCGCGCGGTTCTTTCCAAATACCCTGCATTTTGCGGGCATGGCACGGATCGTGATAAGTAATCGCTAAAGCCCTTTTGCCGCGGCGCATCAAAAGATCACTTAAGTTTGTAAATTTATAAAAGTATTCGCTGGCCATAAAAATTTTACTCGCAAGCTTTTGCGCACGGGCTTTCCATTGCGGCTCGTTTTCAAAAAAATGCGCGTAATCCACCCGCAGCATTGCAGAGCACGTAGCCTCGGGCACTATAATCGCATCAAGAGCAGGCAGAGCTTTTTCGAAATATGCTATATTAAATTTTGCCACGCGTTCAACCGCCGCAAAATCTCCCGTAAAATACGCAGGAGCGCCGCAACAGGCTTGTTCCTTCATCAAATTTACGTTTAGCTTTAGCGCTCGCGCGATATGTAAAACCGCCTCGCCTACGCCCGTGTAAGCGTAGTTTGCCATGCAGCCTATAAAAATTCCGATAGTTTTTTCGCCGCCGTTGTCGATAAATTCTGCGTGCGAGTTCATAAAGCTCTTTTTCGCAGGAGCAGGCAACAAGCGCTCTTTTTTAAGTATTGGTAAGCCAAATCTAGGCGACATAGAGCTTTGCGTATCTTTTCGCATCTTAAAGCCACAGCTAAAAAACACGTATCCAAGCGCTGCTGCTAGATCCAGCGCTTTGCGGTGCCCGAGCAGCCAAAACGCAGCTTTTTTGTACCACGCGATACCAAATTTCTCCGCAATGTGCGCGCGAATATTCTCGATTGCCGTATCTATGGGCAAAGATTCGCCGCAAATATCTACGCAGATGGTGCATAAAAAGCAGCTTTCAAAAATTTTCTTAGCGTTTTTATCAAGCTTTAGCTCATTCCTGCCGTAAGCGCCCAAAAGATCCACAAATCCGCGCGGGCTCGTTACTTCATCGCCGTTAATGCCATGAATCGTGCAGATTTGGATACATTTACCACATTTTACGCAACGCTCGCTAAGTGCCGCAAAATCGAACGCTCCAAGCTTTGCCCTACTCATAGCCGCGCCGCTTAAACGGTTTTAGAAAAGCGCTTCTCGCCCAAATTTTTAACCATATACTCATCAAAACACATCGCGATATTGCGAATCAAAAGCGTGCCGGTAGGCGTTACCGAAATTCTATGCGGCGAGACTTGCACGAAATCCTTTAGCGCCTCAAGCTGCTTTAAGCTCACATCAAAGTGCTCGAAAAATTTTATCTTAAATTTCTCCTCGATCGCCTCTATATCGACGCAAAAATTACTCATCAGCCCCATAATCACCTCTTTGCGCAGTAGATCCTCTTCATTTAGCAAAACGCCCCTGCAATACGGCAGCCTGCCTGCATCTATCGCGGCTTCATACGCGTCCATATCTTTGAAATTTTGCGCGTAGTGGCGCGCACCTTCGCCGATGCTAGTTAGCCCGATGCCGATCAGATCGGCGCCGCCCTTGGTCGTATAGCCCTGGAAATTGCGGTGTAGTGAGCCGTTTTTAAGCGCGGCATGAAGCTCGTCCGCGGGCTTTGAGTAGTGATCCATGCCAATCATCTCATATCCGTTTGCACTCAAAAAATCATGGGTAAATTTTAAAATTTCAAGCTTTACTTTGGGTTCTGGCAGTGTCGTCTCGTCAAATTTACGCATAGATTTTTTGATCCACGGCACGTGCGCGTAATTAAATATCGCAAAGCGGTCCGGATCAAGCGAAAGCGCAAGTTCCAGTGTGCGCTTAAAGCTAGCTAGGCTCTGATACGGAAGGCCGTAGATCAGATCCATATTTATCGATTTTATCCCCCTCTCTCGCGCCATGGCTATGACGTCCCTCGTAAGCTCGAAAGGCTGGATGCGATGGATCTCCTTTTGCACGCGCTCGTCGAAGTCCTGCACGCCGTAGCTTATGCGGTTAAAGCCGTTTGAAACGAGCACGTCAAGCTGCTCGGCGTTTAAAAACCGCGGATCGATCTCGCAGCTGATTTCGGCTTCAGAGCTAAAATTTGTAAAATATTTTTTGATATTTTTTATGTGGCGCGCGAGCTGTTCGGCGCTAAAATATGTAGGCGTGCCGCCGCCGAAGTGCATCTGCACGACCTGGCGCGAGCCGTCCACGACGCCGCTTAAAATTTGCATTTCGCGCTCGATATAGTCCAAATACCGATCCATCTTGTCGCGCTTGCCCGTGTAGATTACGTTGCAGCCGCAAAAATAACAGGCGGAGCGGCAAAACGGCATGTGAAAGTAAAGCGACAGCGGCGTGGAGCTTTTCTGATTTTTCAGCTCATTTAAATACCCGTCGTAGCTAAAGCTTTCGCTAAATTCCAAAGCAGTCGGATAGCTAGTATAGCGAGGCCCCGGGCGCGAAAATTTCGCGTAAGCGTCGAAGTCTATGCTATTCACGGCCGCCCGCCTTGGTTTTGATAAGCTCTTCGATATCAATGAAAAGGTTTGGATGCAAACTTTTTACGCGCGAGACGACGGCATCGACGTCTAAGCTTAATCTTTTCGCACTCGGATTTGCGCCCGTAAGCCTTCTGATCTCGTCCATACACACGATCCACGCGTCGCCGAAATCCACCGGCGTATGCTGCAAAATCGAGCGCTCAAGCTTGAGATTAAAATTTTCCTGCATCGCGTTTTTGGTCGCGGCAATGAGATTTGCAAGCGATTTTATCGAGATCATCGTGTGCACTTCGTTATTTTCGTCGATGCCGAACCACGGCTCCTCGTCGCTCCACGAGCCGCTTTTCAGAGTGAGTTTTTTCTCATTATCCTCGCCCTGCGAAATTTCAAAAACCGTCCTTTTCGAGCTATCCAGCCCGAAAAATTCGCTCGCTTTGTCGATCTTTTTTAGCGCCTTATCTTTTTCTTCCATGCGTTCTCCTAAATTTATCTTTTTCGATCCAGCCAGACCATAACGCCCTTTTGCGCGTGCAGGCGATTTTCCGCCTCTGCAAAAATTTCATCCGCGTGCGCTTCAAACACGGCCTCGCTCACCTCGTATCCGCGGTACGCCGGCAGGCAGTGCAAAAAGATCGCGCCGCTACCGGCTAGAGCCATTAAGCTTTCGTCCACGCAAAAACCCGCAAAGTCGCGAATTCTTTGCTCTTTTTCGGCTTCTTGCCCCATCGAAACCCAAGTATCGGTCGTCACGACGTTTGCGCCCGCTACGGCTTCTTTTATATCGTTCGTTATTAAAATTTTAGCGCCTGAAATTTTAGCATTTTCTTGCGCCTGCGCTAGTATTTGCGGATCAGCCTCGTAGCCTTTCGGCGTCGCTATTCGCAGCTCAAAGCCAAGCTTAGAGGCAAGCATCAGCCACGAGTGAGCCATATTGTTGCCGTCGCCCACGTACGCGGCTTTTATTTTTGGAGTTTCAATACCGCGCTCCACGATCGTCATCAGATCCGCCATTAGCTGCACGGGATGAAATTTATCGCTTAGCCCGTTTATCACCGGCACGCAGCTAAATTCCGCGAGCTGCATTAGCGTCTCGTGGCGATTTACGCGCGCCATGATTAGATCGCACATTCGCGAAATCACGCGCGCGGTGTCTTTGATCGGCTCGCCTCGCCCGAGCTGGATGTCGCGACTGCTCAAAAACAGCGCGTGTCCACCCAGCTCGTTCATCCCTACGTCAAAGCTAACGCGCGTCCTGGTCGAGCTTTTTTCAAATATCATCGCTAATTTTTGATCTTTTAAATACGGCTTGAAATTTCGCGCTTTGGCTTCTTTTTTAATCTCAAAGGCTAAATTTAAAATTTCGATTATCTCGTCTTTGCTAAAATCGTTTAACGTAAGAAAGTGCCTCATATCGCTCCTTTATCTTTTATAAATTTACTAAAAAATTCTTTTAAATCACCTTTCGTCATATCGCCCGCAGCCACCTTTACGACTATGTCCTCCATCGCCGCATAAAATTCCTCGTCGTCCAAAATTATAGAATTTGCCGACAAAAACATATCAGCTAGCAAAATCGCCGTCCTTTTATTGCCGTCGGTAAAAGGATGAAATTTTATGCACGAATGCGTCAAATGCGCGAGTTTATCCGCCATAGTAGGATAATACAGATCGTTTTTTATATTCTGCAACGCAGACGATAAATAGCTAAGCGAAGTTTTATTATAACCCTTGCTTCCGCCTATTTTTTCTAGCATTTTATCGTGGATAAAAATAGCCTGATGCAGCGTTAAATATTTCATTTGTCTTTTTTCATTTATCTTTTAAGCGCTCAAAAACGGCCCTATTGCTCGGCTTATCTAATTTCGCAATAATGGCGCTCGAAAGCTCGCCAAAATTCTCTATACACTCATCTTTATTTTCAGATAAAATTTTAGCTTCAAATTTCATCTTTTTTGCCAGCTTCATTACGGCATCCAAGACGGCCTCCATTTCATTGCTTTTAATTTCGAGTGCTATTTTATTCATCGCTAGCCCCTGTTTAAAATTTCCGCGATCTCTTTGGCGTGATAGGTGATGATCATATCGGCACCCGCGCGCCTTATGCCTATCATCGTCTCCATCATCACGCGTTCATAATCGATCACGCCCGCCTTCTTGCCCGCCTGCAAAAGCGAGTATTCGCCGCTTACGTTATACGCGCAAATCGGCAGCAGCGTGCGCTCTCGCAGATCTCTGATTAGATCCAGATACGCAAGCGCGGGCTTCATCATCAAGATATCCGCTCCCTGCGCCTCATCTTGCAGGCTTTCGTTGATCGCCTCAAATCTATTTGCGGGATCCATCTGGTAGCTGCTGCGATCGCCAAAACTCGGTGCGCTCTCCGCCACGTCGCGAAACGGCCCGTAGTAGCCGCTGGCAAACTTGCTCGAATACGCCATAATCGGTAAATTTTCAAATCCGCCGCGATCAAGCGTCTCTCGCAGAGTTGAGATAATACCGTCCATCATGCCGCTAGGCGCGATCATGTCTGCGCCCGCTTTGGCGTGGATGAGCGCTTGCTGCGCGGAAATTTCAAGCGTCGCGTCGTTATCCACCGTCTGATGCACATGATCGATGATGCCGCAGTGCCCGTGGTCGGTGTATTCGCAAAAGCACAGATCGGTGATTACTAATAAATTTGGAAATTTAGCCTTTATCGCGCGC
This window harbors:
- a CDS encoding (Fe-S)-binding protein, whose product is MSRAKLGAFDFAALSERCVKCGKCIQICTIHGINGDEVTSPRGFVDLLGAYGRNELKLDKNAKKIFESCFLCTICVDICGESLPIDTAIENIRAHIAEKFGIAWYKKAAFWLLGHRKALDLAAALGYVFFSCGFKMRKDTQSSMSPRFGLPILKKERLLPAPAKKSFMNSHAEFIDNGGEKTIGIFIGCMANYAYTGVGEAVLHIARALKLNVNLMKEQACCGAPAYFTGDFAAVERVAKFNIAYFEKALPALDAIIVPEATCSAMLRVDYAHFFENEPQWKARAQKLASKIFMASEYFYKFTNLSDLLMRRGKRALAITYHDPCHARKMQGIWKEPRGLLAQNYEITEMDEPNKCCGFGGVTMQTERYELARAVGLAKARAMADLPVRVVSAECSACRMQLNNSLSLSGSQIRCVNPLELIAEALMSEKNSNG
- the hemN gene encoding oxygen-independent coproporphyrinogen III oxidase — protein: MNSIDFDAYAKFSRPGPRYTSYPTALEFSESFSYDGYLNELKNQKSSTPLSLYFHMPFCRSACYFCGCNVIYTGKRDKMDRYLDYIEREMQILSGVVDGSRQVVQMHFGGGTPTYFSAEQLARHIKNIKKYFTNFSSEAEISCEIDPRFLNAEQLDVLVSNGFNRISYGVQDFDERVQKEIHRIQPFELTRDVIAMARERGIKSINMDLIYGLPYQSLASFKRTLELALSLDPDRFAIFNYAHVPWIKKSMRKFDETTLPEPKVKLEILKFTHDFLSANGYEMIGMDHYSKPADELHAALKNGSLHRNFQGYTTKGGADLIGIGLTSIGEGARHYAQNFKDMDAYEAAIDAGRLPYCRGVLLNEEDLLRKEVIMGLMSNFCVDIEAIEEKFKIKFFEHFDVSLKQLEALKDFVQVSPHRISVTPTGTLLIRNIAMCFDEYMVKNLGEKRFSKTV
- a CDS encoding DUF2603 domain-containing protein produces the protein MEEKDKALKKIDKASEFFGLDSSKRTVFEISQGEDNEKKLTLKSGSWSDEEPWFGIDENNEVHTMISIKSLANLIAATKNAMQENFNLKLERSILQHTPVDFGDAWIVCMDEIRRLTGANPSAKRLSLDVDAVVSRVKSLHPNLFIDIEELIKTKAGGRE
- the argF gene encoding ornithine carbamoyltransferase; its protein translation is MRHFLTLNDFSKDEIIEILNLAFEIKKEAKARNFKPYLKDQKLAMIFEKSSTRTRVSFDVGMNELGGHALFLSSRDIQLGRGEPIKDTARVISRMCDLIMARVNRHETLMQLAEFSCVPVINGLSDKFHPVQLMADLMTIVERGIETPKIKAAYVGDGNNMAHSWLMLASKLGFELRIATPKGYEADPQILAQAQENAKISGAKILITNDIKEAVAGANVVTTDTWVSMGQEAEKEQRIRDFAGFCVDESLMALAGSGAIFLHCLPAYRGYEVSEAVFEAHADEIFAEAENRLHAQKGVMVWLDRKR
- a CDS encoding type II toxin-antitoxin system death-on-curing family toxin, with product MKYLTLHQAIFIHDKMLEKIGGSKGYNKTSLSYLSSALQNIKNDLYYPTMADKLAHLTHSCIKFHPFTDGNKRTAILLADMFLSANSIILDDEEFYAAMEDIVVKVAAGDMTKGDLKEFFSKFIKDKGAI
- the hemB gene encoding porphobilinogen synthase; amino-acid sequence: MFKRFRRLRINPVLRDLVRQTDLQTRFLIYPLFVVEGSGIKKEIASMPGVFQMSLDEILKECEALISLGLDKILLFGIPSLKDSIGSDALSEDGIIATSLRAIKAKFPNLLVITDLCFCEYTDHGHCGIIDHVHQTVDNDATLEISAQQALIHAKAGADMIAPSGMMDGIISTLRETLDRGGFENLPIMAYSSKFASGYYGPFRDVAESAPSFGDRSSYQMDPANRFEAINESLQDEAQGADILMMKPALAYLDLIRDLRERTLLPICAYNVSGEYSLLQAGKKAGVIDYERVMMETMIGIRRAGADMIITYHAKEIAEILNRG